The sequence ctgtccatCTGCATTTCTGTATATCGTCGTCACCATCTAATCCTATCTTTGTCTTTCGCTccatctctgtttgtctgtatttgtttatctttctgtctctctgtttttgtctgtctttgtaCTTTTAccttaataacaataaatagatatactgtacagtcgGTAAAAGATACAGACAAACTACTTGACTAGGATTTTCTTTTCCGCATGAATCctggataaaaacaaagcaaagaaaGTCCATAAAATTGCATCAATAATTTTCACCTCCAGAAGAACGCAGTAAAATTCCAATGTCCTTTCTGCCCACTAGAGCTGAAGCTGACTATCGTAATCCACTTAAACACTTTGACCTTCTACCGTCCTTTACTTCGCCAGTGGCTTTGTCCCATATTGTTCACTAATGTAgtacttttaaaaaattttaagcATGAACCCTAACTAACATCTTTATGGTGGTTAGCTTTCAAATTCCAAAATAGAAATTTGCTCGTGTTGCCTTAAACCCTAACAAAAAGTCATTTAGTTTATCTACATTgataaatactttataatataaacacaggtttattttttttcaaatgcagTAGCACCAGTGTTGGTACAGTACAGGTTGTTATTACAGTCTCATGCTTTTGATTAGTCATCACTTGAGTTAATGAGTTAAGAGTTAAGCCTATTCAAGTAACCGTCTGCCTCCTGATTTAGGTAACCATATACAAGACCATACCAACACGGCTGCTCTCCAGGGCCTGGGGTCGTCTTAACCAGGTCGACCTTCCCATCTGGTTACGGAAACCCATTTATAGTTTGTACATATGGACATTTGGTGTGAACATGAAGGAGGCAGCTGTGGAGGACCTGCAGCATTACAGGAACCTGGGCGAGTTCTTCAGACGCAAGCTCAAACCACAGGCCCGACCTGTGTGCGACTCGCACTGCGTGGTAAGTTCACGTCTGAGCgtgtttgtataaaaaatgtgaaGGTCACTATTAGAACTTCAGGTTGAAAGCGCGTCTTAAAGCATGTGTTGGCTTGTACAAACAACGTAACGTAATTGTGAACAAACCAGAGGTGACTCACCGTACGTACGTTGCAGCTGGAGAAAATCAGTGGCCTatggttttggattttttttttgttttgttttttttttctcaaatatcACTTGGATTTCTCTTTCAAGATTTCaagaaaaactttaaaaagtgcttttctttcttatatTCTGTCATTCATTCAAAAAACGCCTGTAACATAGTCTTGTACCGATGCAAAACCGCGGACGTCTCTGCATTAAGCGTGGCGAAGCCTTTGATTGTACTAAACATGAACACTGTTAAGGTCATTATGTGTCTCTGATTAAAAGTGTTGTTTGACAGGTCCAAGATACAAACTTTAACTCTTCTCCTATATTGTTTCTTCATAATGATATTAGTCATTCCTCATTAGTTATGCTCTGCGTCCTCAGATCAGTCCAGCTGATGGGAAAATCCTTCACTTTGGCCGTGTGAAGAACTGCGAGGTGGAGCAGGTGAAGGGGGTCACCTACTCTCTGGAGACCTTTCTTGGTCCATGCACATGGACCGAGAGCTTAGCTATCAACAAGGGTGCGTCACTTTTTTAAGTTCGTGATTTGCCGTTTATTGTTTGAGCTGTTTACGTCGGTTCTGATATCTGTGTTTTTGGGTGTGCGGTGTTTAGATGAGGATGACGACAGCAATTTCCAAAACCTGCTGGTGACGAAGGAGGGGAATGAGCTGTACCACTGCGTGGTCTATCTGGCACCGGGAGATTATCATTGCTTCCACTCACCCGCTGATTGGAGAGTTGTGAACAGACGCCATTTTCCAGGTGAGGCTCAAACCTTCCTCTATAATACCGTGATGGCTGAACTTTTAACACAATTCAGAACGGACACCATAGAATTTGATTTATAAATTCTATACAGTACTTTATAATGGGTTATGGGTCACAGGGGTAGAAACATAATCACGTGGCCTGTTGGTTAGGAGCTGAATGGTACATCCAAACCCTGATATGTGCTCtcctgttgtacagacactgtTCTAGTGTGTTCACTGAGTTACAGTGCTGTTAGTTAATCAGACTACCTGTAGGTGGTGCTGGTGTATCAGAGTGAGTGTaattatcagtgtgtgtgtgtgtgtgtgtgtgtgtgtgtgtgttttaaataaacttaGTTCTGGCAAAGAAAGGTGGAAAAGAGTATACTTTCGGTCAAATTATGTTCTCCTTCCGGTTCTCCTCCTGGTTCTCCTCCCGGTTCTCCTCTCACCTCTAACCCTTGCTAGGTGGATTATTGGCTATTTGCAATATCTGGAATGCTGAGCATCTACATTATCTTGGAAAACTTGTATTTCTAATTATTCCAATTGCTATTAATGGGAAACACTAGAATCCCAATTGAATATTTGCAATTCAGAATATGTCCAGATAGTAGATTCTGGCATCTCTTACATTTGCTGCACATGCATGCAGATTAGCAGAGCTCATTAAAAATCTACACTTAAGTGAAACATCAATGCCCTGTTTTAATAAAGATAAACATTTTGCCATTCGATGAATGTAGATACATTAGTTAATATATTgtgaattcattttattaaataaaaaaagtacacgTTCATTCgttattttctttctcacttcCAGAATTAATTTCTGTTCATGGATCATTTTAAAGATCACTTAAGTAGTTCATCTGTAACAAGTCTTATCTGTTTTCACtcctctgcttcttcttctctgaACCTCACTTTCATGCATCTCCTCAGACGTATGAATCACTCAATCTCGCTACtttgagaagaaaataaatgtgtggttGTATTTTGAAGGCTCTCTGATGTCGGTGAACCCAGGCATCGCGCGCTGGATTAAAGAGCTCTTCTGTCATAACGAGCGCGTGGTGTTAAGCGGAGAATGGAGACACGGCTTCTTTTCACTAACTGCTGTCGGAGCCACCAACGTCGGATCCATCCGGATCTACTTTGACAAGGTTAGaattcacttctcttctctgtctcgTTGTTTCGGTGCCCTGTGTAGCTCTCTGTGTAAGCTGTACTGCTGACATGCTGTTATTAACAGACTGGTGTTTTACAACATTTACTCATCCTCTGTAATGGATCAGATGTGAAGGGTGAAATCTGATCTGTCAATAATTCGACAGTGAAATTTGTTAAAGTTgatcattatattatatcacaAGGTCTCTTGACAGAAACGCCCTTAAAGACACCTGCATTTATGATTTCTGCTTCAATCCATAACACTACTGGTAATTTGTACTGTGATTTATTGGACCGTGGGTTCTAGTTTCTCCTCCAAATTCAATCAGAGACCGAAAGGATAACAGAGTGAATAATTGACTTCGTTCACCTTCATTGCGTCCAAGTATTAATTCACTGCTCATGTTGGTTCTAGAGGGCGTGTCAGGGGGTGTGTCCTCACTTGACATGACTGCCTCTGATAGGCTGAATGATTTTTCTACAAAGAGATCAGCCCCAAGTGCTCTTCTCACTTCTTCATACCAgtctgtgtatttttcttagtgtaaaaaaaaaaaaaaaaagaatcttgccgttttatttatttattttttttgcgaatgaataaacaaacaaaaaggaatCGTTGAAAGAGTGCATTATTAACTTTTGCCATtccccaaataaaaaaaaagaaattataaaatgGTGAACTGAGTACGTATAGCATTAATCATAAATGTGGTTTATTagaatgtattattaaaaaatggtaataccaattaataataataataataataatatagataaaataacaaataaataaacaaaacaaataaataaataatcataacaTTCTCCAAATGAGTGTGCAGtttttggaataaaaataatttagtaAGTCTGACTGATTACATTAAATAAGTTAAAAGTTATGTACGTAAGTTACGTAAGAAACTATTTAAATATGGAAATACTTGCGTTGAAAAGTAAACATGTACAATATgcatatttaatgttaaaaaagcAAAGGTTCTCTGCGTAGCATTAACCAAATCCATCTCTTCCCTCTGTAGGAGCTGCGTACCAACAACCC comes from Tachysurus vachellii isolate PV-2020 chromosome 26, HZAU_Pvac_v1, whole genome shotgun sequence and encodes:
- the pisd gene encoding phosphatidylserine decarboxylase proenzyme, mitochondrial isoform X2: MAASLCKVRFFSVPSKAKTTGSVLLLSAQRIRWSQQVHLCGHSKGSPGLQARVRAIPLLIATGSGYFGYNRYERYKDRELEKLGIEVPPRVASEIQVTIYKTIPTRLLSRAWGRLNQVDLPIWLRKPIYSLYIWTFGVNMKEAAVEDLQHYRNLGEFFRRKLKPQARPVCDSHCVISPADGKILHFGRVKNCEVEQVKGVTYSLETFLGPCTWTESLAINKDEDDDSNFQNLLVTKEGNELYHCVVYLAPGDYHCFHSPADWRVVNRRHFPGSLMSVNPGIARWIKELFCHNERVVLSGEWRHGFFSLTAVGATNVGSIRIYFDKELRTNNPRYSKGSYNDFSYVSNNNQEGVSLRKGEHLGEFNLGSTIVLLFEAPQDFTFNLTAGQKIRFGEPLGTMQT
- the pisd gene encoding phosphatidylserine decarboxylase proenzyme, mitochondrial isoform X3; this translates as MNAIKTGSWRSSALRFLHALQVRYRLQFPQLALRRRLGQLSCMSRPTARLRSWPLSFLHYILPFAVLKPFAKVGWRPTSRVTIYKTIPTRLLSRAWGRLNQVDLPIWLRKPIYSLYIWTFGVNMKEAAVEDLQHYRNLGEFFRRKLKPQARPVCDSHCVISPADGKILHFGRVKNCEVEQVKGVTYSLETFLGPCTWTESLAINKDEDDDSNFQNLLVTKEGNELYHCVVYLAPGDYHCFHSPADWRVVNRRHFPGSLMSVNPGIARWIKELFCHNERVVLSGEWRHGFFSLTAVGATNVGSIRIYFDKELRTNNPRYSKGSYNDFSYVSNNNQEGVSLRKGEHLGEFNLGSTIVLLFEAPQDFTFNLTAGQKIRFGEPLGTMQT
- the pisd gene encoding phosphatidylserine decarboxylase proenzyme, mitochondrial isoform X1; translation: MVRCCRALHRPSSCYNLHRVRVDARRLRPLGSSSLAGASGGSAVGNRNADAKGPGAPGVVQISHQSRFRLQFPQLALRRRLGQLSCMSRPTARLRSWPLSFLHYILPFAVLKPFAKVGWRPTSRVTIYKTIPTRLLSRAWGRLNQVDLPIWLRKPIYSLYIWTFGVNMKEAAVEDLQHYRNLGEFFRRKLKPQARPVCDSHCVISPADGKILHFGRVKNCEVEQVKGVTYSLETFLGPCTWTESLAINKDEDDDSNFQNLLVTKEGNELYHCVVYLAPGDYHCFHSPADWRVVNRRHFPGSLMSVNPGIARWIKELFCHNERVVLSGEWRHGFFSLTAVGATNVGSIRIYFDKELRTNNPRYSKGSYNDFSYVSNNNQEGVSLRKGEHLGEFNLGSTIVLLFEAPQDFTFNLTAGQKIRFGEPLGTMQT
- the pisd gene encoding phosphatidylserine decarboxylase proenzyme, mitochondrial isoform X4 gives rise to the protein MCQPSLKQQQQQRRSAVGKWLQFPQLALRRRLGQLSCMSRPTARLRSWPLSFLHYILPFAVLKPFAKVGWRPTSRVTIYKTIPTRLLSRAWGRLNQVDLPIWLRKPIYSLYIWTFGVNMKEAAVEDLQHYRNLGEFFRRKLKPQARPVCDSHCVISPADGKILHFGRVKNCEVEQVKGVTYSLETFLGPCTWTESLAINKDEDDDSNFQNLLVTKEGNELYHCVVYLAPGDYHCFHSPADWRVVNRRHFPGSLMSVNPGIARWIKELFCHNERVVLSGEWRHGFFSLTAVGATNVGSIRIYFDKELRTNNPRYSKGSYNDFSYVSNNNQEGVSLRKGEHLGEFNLGSTIVLLFEAPQDFTFNLTAGQKIRFGEPLGTMQT
- the pisd gene encoding phosphatidylserine decarboxylase proenzyme, mitochondrial isoform X5: MSRPTARLRSWPLSFLHYILPFAVLKPFAKVGWRPTSRVTIYKTIPTRLLSRAWGRLNQVDLPIWLRKPIYSLYIWTFGVNMKEAAVEDLQHYRNLGEFFRRKLKPQARPVCDSHCVISPADGKILHFGRVKNCEVEQVKGVTYSLETFLGPCTWTESLAINKDEDDDSNFQNLLVTKEGNELYHCVVYLAPGDYHCFHSPADWRVVNRRHFPGSLMSVNPGIARWIKELFCHNERVVLSGEWRHGFFSLTAVGATNVGSIRIYFDKELRTNNPRYSKGSYNDFSYVSNNNQEGVSLRKGEHLGEFNLGSTIVLLFEAPQDFTFNLTAGQKIRFGEPLGTMQT